One window of Mus caroli chromosome 11, CAROLI_EIJ_v1.1, whole genome shotgun sequence genomic DNA carries:
- the LOC110305615 gene encoding olfactory receptor 10-like: MGSFNTSFRQSFFLVGFSDFPQLELLLSVLISIFYSLTLFGNSTIIILSQLDARLQKPMYFFLCHLSFLDLCYTTSIVPQLLINLQGYDRTISYGGCVAQLFLFLALATTESVLLVVMAFDRYAAVCRPLHYTTIMHPVLCLSLAIVSWVGGFLNSLIQTSLMMVVPLCGHRLNHFFCEIPSLMKLACEDTEGTEAKMFVVRVVFLIFPITLILSSYANIAQAVLKTKSMAGCKKALGTCGSHLVVVSMFYGAAMYTYLQPKGTYSESKGKFVALFYIIVTPMLNPLIYTLRNKDVKGALWKVLGRASDL; this comes from the coding sequence ATGGGAAGTTTCAATACAAGTTTTAGACAGAGTTTCTTCTTGGTGGGTTTCTCTGATTTCCCTCAACTGGaactccttctctctgtcctcatttccattttctaCTCCCTAACTCTCTTTGGCAACTCCACCATCATTATTCTTTCACAACTGGATGCTCGGCTTCAAAagcccatgtacttcttcctctgcCACCTGTCCTTCCTGGACCTGTGCTATACCACCAGCATTGTGCCCCAGCTTCTGATTAACCTCCAGGGATATGACAGAACCATCAGCTATGGAGGGTGTGTGGCCcagctcttccttttccttgcttTAGCCACCACAGAGAGTGTGCTCCTGGTTGTGATGGCCTTTGACCGCTATGCTGCTGTGTGCCGCCCACTGCACTACACGACCATCATGCACCCCGTTCTCTGCCTCTCACTAGCTATTGTTTCGTGGGTAGGAGGATTCCTGAACTCTCTAATTCAGACGAGCCTCATGATGGTGGTGCCTCTTTGTGGACACCGACTGAaccacttcttctgtgagatACCTAGTCTCATGAAGTTGGCCTGTGAGGACACAGAAGGAACAGAAGCCAAAATGTTTGTGGTCCGAGTTGTATTTTTGATTTTTCCCATAACACTAATTCTAAGCTCCTATGCAAACATTGCTCAGGCAGTGCTGAAGACCAAGTCAATGGCAGGGTGCAAAAAGGCTCTGGGGACTTGTGGGTCCCACCTTGTGGTGGTTTCTATGTTTTATGGTGCAGCCATGTACACATACTTACAACCCAAGGGCACCTATTCTGAGAGCAAGGGGAAGTTTGTGGCCCTTTTTTATATTATTGTCACCCCCATGCTCAACCCTCTGATCTATACCCTAAGGAACAAGGATGTCAAGGGGGCTCTGTGGAAGGTGCTAGGGAGAGCCAGTGACTTGTGA